The Sedimentisphaera salicampi genome includes a region encoding these proteins:
- a CDS encoding family 10 glycosylhydrolase, with product MKHKLLLIFFISSFAFSAVKETEIRAIATHPSWYWKGSVKEKRSEMRHYFKLLNEANINMVYFWMETANMAALLGEPKYAKNGDYNFYSTEKWDCIGEMLKEAKKHNVELHLWFSFTRYKRNRNYVPEYDSNPEIMPEGSPAWASITKSEYEAGYTDPASKNVSGTALCNNAEGAGGWTIEVIDRILQKYPEIAGIHLEEPGYLSLQRCVCKRCQKVYSLLYDEPGENLLNHIYSGKNAREAYRKDPKAIAVKVYGTNRFVSKFRDFLEEKHPYKILMTGGGPYPALERARGRNWPEWIQWGWIPYFGCQAYRPNVKSFVTDCKSAMDAMQGSGAEFAPIIGMLYGSGKTHSNSPEMVIKQIKAARKLDGYKGVEYAGVQLFSGKALNKEMAEALGKGPFSETKPLPWENAKGKEDEKNLSKRKDKPER from the coding sequence ATGAAACACAAATTATTGCTTATTTTTTTCATTTCAAGCTTTGCTTTCAGCGCAGTAAAAGAAACTGAGATTAGGGCAATCGCAACCCATCCAAGCTGGTACTGGAAGGGAAGCGTTAAGGAGAAACGCTCTGAGATGAGGCATTATTTCAAGCTCCTGAACGAAGCAAACATAAATATGGTTTATTTCTGGATGGAAACAGCAAATATGGCAGCCCTGCTTGGCGAGCCGAAATATGCTAAAAACGGGGATTATAACTTCTATTCCACAGAAAAATGGGACTGCATAGGTGAAATGCTCAAAGAAGCGAAAAAACATAACGTCGAGCTGCACCTGTGGTTTTCATTCACGAGATACAAAAGAAACCGCAATTATGTGCCCGAATACGACAGCAATCCTGAAATAATGCCGGAAGGCAGCCCTGCATGGGCTTCAATTACGAAGAGCGAGTATGAGGCAGGTTATACAGACCCCGCCAGCAAGAATGTTTCCGGAACGGCTCTCTGCAATAATGCCGAAGGGGCTGGAGGCTGGACTATTGAAGTGATAGACCGCATACTTCAGAAATATCCGGAGATAGCCGGAATTCACTTAGAAGAACCCGGCTATCTGTCCCTGCAAAGATGCGTTTGCAAAAGATGCCAGAAGGTTTATTCATTATTGTATGATGAGCCGGGCGAAAATCTGCTCAACCATATCTACAGCGGGAAAAACGCAAGAGAAGCTTACAGAAAAGATCCCAAGGCAATTGCCGTAAAAGTGTACGGGACTAACAGATTTGTAAGCAAATTCAGAGACTTCCTTGAAGAAAAACATCCGTATAAAATCCTTATGACAGGCGGAGGTCCTTACCCAGCTCTTGAACGGGCCCGAGGAAGAAACTGGCCTGAATGGATTCAATGGGGCTGGATACCTTATTTTGGATGCCAGGCTTACCGCCCTAACGTGAAATCATTCGTAACAGACTGCAAAAGTGCAATGGACGCTATGCAGGGAAGCGGTGCCGAATTCGCCCCAATCATAGGGATGCTGTACGGCAGCGGGAAAACACATTCAAACTCCCCCGAGATGGTAATAAAGCAGATAAAGGCGGCTCGTAAGCTTGACGGGTATAAGGGAGTGGAATATGCCGGCGTTCAGCTTTTCTCAGGAAAAGCCCTGAACAAGGAAATGGCCGAGGCACTTGGAAAAGGCCCTTTCAGCGAAACAAAGCCTCTGCCATGGGAAAACGCCAAGGGAAAGGAGGATGAAAAGAACCTCTCTAAACGCAAAGACAAGCCTGAGAGGTAA
- a CDS encoding prepilin-type N-terminal cleavage/methylation domain-containing protein has protein sequence MRSINTSKAFTLIEVIVVISIISLLLVIMLPVLGRVRNEAMRFQCSSNLKSIGVGYYTYVFSNDDKFPDADVLDVSSYRVGPQYVTEDGRRECFGLACLFDENQIIEGGSDVWICPDGNNKWMRDYGVTYAFSVSQVFYEKKYPDFTSEEMREIALTWDNWQLFPGEVGVRGQPYPKFLPMNRIKFPHAYKNNSAQSMAFEGVNILLLDGSTTRGSEFYFN, from the coding sequence ATGCGAAGCATAAATACGTCAAAAGCTTTCACTTTGATTGAAGTAATCGTAGTAATATCGATTATTTCTCTGCTCCTTGTGATAATGCTGCCTGTGTTAGGCAGGGTGCGCAATGAAGCAATGAGGTTTCAATGCTCTTCAAACCTAAAATCAATCGGTGTTGGCTACTATACATACGTTTTTTCAAATGATGACAAATTTCCGGATGCTGATGTTCTGGATGTTTCGAGCTATCGTGTCGGCCCGCAGTACGTTACCGAAGACGGCAGGCGTGAGTGTTTCGGCCTTGCTTGTCTTTTTGATGAAAACCAGATAATCGAAGGAGGCAGTGATGTTTGGATTTGCCCCGACGGCAACAATAAATGGATGCGCGACTACGGGGTAACCTATGCCTTCAGTGTTTCGCAGGTGTTTTATGAAAAGAAGTATCCGGATTTTACTTCAGAGGAAATGCGGGAAATTGCTCTTACTTGGGACAACTGGCAGCTTTTCCCGGGTGAAGTGGGCGTAAGAGGGCAGCCGTATCCGAAGTTTCTGCCTATGAACAGAATAAAATTCCCCCATGCCTATAAAAACAACTCCGCTCAGTCTATGGCTTTTGAGGGTGTTAATATACTCCTGCTTGACGGGAGCACCACAAGGGGAAGCGAGTTTTACTTCAATTAG
- a CDS encoding CNNM domain-containing protein, whose amino-acid sequence MILTVLILFCLFIFMSAFFSGSETGLYSASKVRINVGAESGEKKYKHLLELINEPAELIFTILTGNNIATLAVSWCGTFIFASYWPENAELINTCAAAPLLFIFGEVVPKTLFLSRPEPLMLRSSYPLLLIHRLFGKIGVRCFFKRISGFFEKLFDISSDNEYYRITSRMTKVFDATIEEGYLSSIQRSIIARTSAITRLKVSQVMIRKEDIVSVRIDAGRDELLEIMRKHPFTRLPVYRINRNDMEGYVNIYELLSKPKTDFSIAGSMLKIHTYKSNEAVISVMKDMNENGRQIALVEKAGSKSKRIVGLITLKDLAEELTGELEAF is encoded by the coding sequence ATGATACTCACAGTGTTAATCCTATTTTGTTTGTTTATTTTTATGAGCGCCTTCTTCTCGGGCAGCGAAACAGGGCTCTACAGCGCAAGCAAGGTGCGCATCAATGTGGGGGCAGAGTCTGGTGAGAAGAAATACAAGCATTTGCTTGAGCTGATCAATGAACCCGCAGAGCTGATTTTCACAATACTCACAGGCAATAACATCGCCACCCTCGCTGTATCTTGGTGCGGCACCTTTATATTCGCCTCATACTGGCCTGAAAACGCAGAGCTGATAAATACATGTGCAGCAGCGCCTCTGCTTTTTATTTTCGGCGAGGTAGTTCCCAAAACCCTGTTTCTCTCACGTCCGGAACCGCTTATGCTCAGAAGCTCATATCCGCTTTTGCTGATACACAGATTATTCGGCAAAATCGGGGTGCGCTGTTTTTTCAAAAGGATCTCCGGCTTTTTCGAAAAACTTTTCGATATCAGCAGCGACAACGAATACTATCGAATAACCAGCAGAATGACAAAGGTTTTCGACGCAACAATTGAGGAAGGATATTTAAGCAGCATACAGCGTTCAATAATCGCACGAACTTCCGCTATAACAAGGCTTAAGGTATCACAGGTTATGATTCGCAAGGAGGATATTGTTTCGGTTCGCATAGATGCAGGCAGAGACGAACTGCTTGAGATCATGAGAAAACATCCCTTCACACGTCTGCCTGTGTATCGAATAAACCGCAATGATATGGAGGGATATGTGAACATATATGAGCTTCTCAGCAAGCCGAAAACGGATTTCAGCATAGCAGGCAGTATGCTCAAGATTCACACCTATAAAAGCAATGAGGCTGTGATATCAGTAATGAAGGATATGAACGAAAACGGAAGGCAGATAGCCCTTGTGGAAAAAGCAGGATCAAAATCGAAAAGGATTGTTGGGCTTATAACGCTGAAAGACCTCGCCGAAGAGCTCACAGGCGAACTTGAGGCATTTTAA
- a CDS encoding hemolysin family protein has translation METIIQQTPQIISLILLLAISGFFSGSETAFFNLSFTDRKKLRKSKTGETVLHLISRPKSLLNTLLFGNMIINVLYFSAAGQTAVALAGKGNTILVTLYGIVSLFLLIIFGEIMPKSIAFSHSQDFCTLTAYPVYVCQKLLSPIAAVLNNLFIKPAVRLITPAIPKAEKIGLEHLRYLVKNSGKKGLINQEESELISRVMELGKSSVKEIMRPRVDIVMCEKASSIDDVFELMRSSRVKKIPVYEDSVDNICGYVHQRDILTKNPECVSEVLRNTVFLPEQKSVESLLEFFLETKNEMAMIVDEYGGLSGLATIKDVVGSITSGFKGKNNSIEQISENKYRLSGSASLLEWLELIELPNIDTDSSTVSGFIISNTRKIPHKGDSVRYQNLKFTVEDVEDNRIKTVLVELE, from the coding sequence TTGGAAACTATTATACAACAGACTCCTCAAATTATATCTTTGATTCTTTTACTTGCAATCTCCGGCTTCTTCTCGGGCAGTGAAACGGCTTTTTTCAACTTGAGCTTCACTGACCGGAAAAAACTTAGGAAAAGCAAGACTGGGGAAACCGTTCTCCACTTGATATCAAGGCCTAAGAGCCTTCTAAACACGCTTTTATTCGGTAATATGATCATAAACGTTCTTTACTTTTCAGCAGCCGGGCAGACTGCAGTTGCCCTTGCAGGTAAGGGAAATACTATTCTTGTTACGCTTTACGGGATAGTTTCTCTTTTCCTTTTGATAATTTTCGGCGAAATAATGCCTAAATCAATAGCTTTTTCTCACTCTCAGGATTTTTGTACGCTCACAGCTTACCCTGTTTATGTATGCCAGAAGCTGCTGTCTCCAATCGCCGCAGTGTTAAATAACCTGTTTATCAAGCCGGCAGTGAGGCTTATTACCCCTGCAATCCCAAAAGCCGAAAAAATCGGTCTGGAACACTTGCGTTATCTTGTAAAAAACAGCGGCAAAAAAGGGCTTATCAATCAGGAGGAATCAGAGCTTATCAGCAGAGTGATGGAGCTGGGAAAATCGAGTGTGAAGGAGATAATGCGGCCGAGAGTGGATATAGTTATGTGCGAGAAGGCCTCATCTATAGATGATGTCTTTGAATTGATGCGCAGCAGCAGAGTTAAGAAGATTCCTGTTTACGAAGACAGCGTTGACAATATATGCGGCTATGTTCACCAGCGTGATATACTTACAAAAAATCCCGAATGCGTATCTGAAGTGCTAAGAAATACTGTATTTCTGCCCGAACAGAAAAGTGTTGAGTCGTTGCTTGAATTTTTTCTCGAAACAAAAAACGAGATGGCGATGATTGTAGATGAATACGGTGGCCTCAGCGGGCTTGCCACAATTAAGGATGTTGTAGGAAGCATAACATCGGGCTTTAAGGGCAAAAACAACTCCATCGAACAGATAAGCGAGAACAAATACCGCCTCAGCGGTTCTGCAAGCCTTTTGGAATGGCTTGAACTTATTGAACTGCCCAACATTGATACGGACTCCAGCACAGTAAGCGGGTTTATCATATCCAACACCAGAAAAATCCCTCATAAGGGAGACAGCGTTAGATATCAGAATCTTAAGTTTACTGTTGAAGATGTAGAAGACAACCGAATCAAGACCGTTTTAGTGGAGCTGGAATGA
- a CDS encoding response regulator, with protein sequence MTAKAENKPKILIVDDNVPNLELLQAYLEDIDCQTELSTDGYDALEKVKDGSVDLIILDVMMPRLSGFEVCSRLKSSPETKNIPIIMVTALTELGDIERAINSGTDDFLSKPVNKLELITRVRTMLRIRDLTDKLERTLEYISEIESKLENN encoded by the coding sequence ATGACGGCAAAAGCCGAAAATAAACCTAAAATATTGATAGTCGATGATAACGTGCCCAATCTCGAGCTTCTTCAGGCTTATCTTGAAGATATAGACTGCCAGACTGAGCTCTCTACAGACGGCTACGATGCGCTTGAAAAAGTAAAGGACGGGTCGGTGGATCTTATAATACTGGATGTTATGATGCCTCGTCTTAGCGGTTTTGAGGTCTGCAGCAGGCTTAAATCCTCGCCTGAGACAAAAAACATCCCGATAATTATGGTTACTGCCCTTACCGAACTGGGCGATATCGAAAGGGCTATCAATTCCGGGACAGATGATTTTCTCAGCAAGCCCGTAAACAAGCTCGAGCTTATTACAAGAGTGCGAACTATGCTCAGGATAAGAGATCTCACAGATAAACTCGAGAGAACTCTGGAATATATCTCGGAGATAGAATCAAAACTGGAAAATAATTAA
- the pyrH gene encoding UMP kinase, whose protein sequence is MSVLKYKRVLIKLSGESLCEKGGSGIDPAAAKLTAEKIKEAMQAGSDIAVVIGGGNLLRGAALSSSSDMIPRNVADYMGMLATVINASALCEALKSVNAPSAVLSALPVKALNEEFTAAAAEKHFEAGEAVILAGGTGNPFFSTDTCAALRACQIRAGLIVKATKVDGVYTEDPIKNSEAKLIEKISFSEIIANDLKVIDHTAMTLCRENNIPLRVLNMFKDGNITKAVQGESVGTEISA, encoded by the coding sequence ATGAGCGTATTGAAATATAAAAGGGTTCTGATAAAACTTTCCGGCGAGAGTCTCTGCGAGAAGGGCGGTTCTGGTATAGATCCTGCAGCGGCAAAGCTCACAGCGGAAAAAATTAAAGAAGCGATGCAGGCAGGCAGTGATATTGCAGTAGTAATTGGAGGGGGTAATCTTTTGCGAGGTGCCGCTCTTTCCTCAAGCTCCGATATGATACCCAGAAATGTTGCCGATTATATGGGTATGCTTGCCACAGTAATCAACGCATCAGCCCTGTGCGAGGCGTTGAAATCTGTGAATGCTCCTTCTGCGGTTTTGAGCGCTCTTCCTGTGAAGGCATTGAACGAAGAGTTTACCGCGGCAGCAGCAGAGAAGCATTTTGAGGCAGGCGAGGCTGTGATCCTTGCAGGCGGAACGGGCAACCCCTTCTTCTCCACAGACACCTGTGCAGCTCTTCGTGCCTGCCAGATTAGAGCAGGTCTTATTGTTAAGGCGACTAAGGTGGACGGGGTTTACACTGAAGACCCGATTAAAAATTCAGAAGCAAAGCTGATTGAAAAAATATCTTTCTCAGAAATAATAGCCAATGACCTGAAGGTTATAGATCATACAGCCATGACACTCTGCAGGGAAAACAACATCCCTCTTAGGGTTCTGAATATGTTTAAAGACGGCAATATAACAAAGGCTGTTCAGGGTGAGAGTGTAGGAACGGAAATCTCTGCCTGA
- the frr gene encoding ribosome recycling factor, producing the protein MPVKKILKEHETSMKKCVEYLHNEFKGVRTGRASTGLVDNIKVEYYGSMTPINQMANVNAPDATNIMIKPFDPSSLKNIEKAIKASDVGLNPMAENGAIRISVPPLSQERREKIAEQVKQMGEAQKIAVRNVRRDANKKLDDDEKNKVISEDDRDHAKKEVDQMTKKYTEEIEEHTKAKIEEVMTV; encoded by the coding sequence ATGCCAGTTAAAAAGATTCTGAAAGAACATGAAACAAGTATGAAAAAGTGCGTTGAGTACCTTCATAATGAATTCAAAGGTGTAAGAACCGGAAGGGCTTCTACCGGTCTGGTTGATAATATAAAGGTGGAATACTACGGCAGTATGACGCCGATAAACCAGATGGCCAACGTTAATGCCCCTGATGCAACCAACATCATGATTAAACCCTTTGACCCGTCTTCACTGAAAAATATCGAAAAGGCCATAAAGGCCAGTGATGTCGGGCTTAATCCGATGGCTGAAAACGGGGCCATAAGAATTTCTGTGCCTCCGCTTTCTCAGGAGAGAAGGGAAAAGATTGCCGAGCAGGTTAAGCAGATGGGAGAAGCCCAGAAGATTGCTGTAAGAAATGTTAGAAGGGATGCCAACAAAAAACTTGATGATGATGAGAAAAACAAAGTTATCAGTGAAGATGACAGAGACCACGCAAAGAAAGAAGTGGATCAGATGACCAAGAAATATACCGAAGAGATTGAAGAGCATACAAAGGCTAAGATTGAAGAAGTGATGACTGTATAA
- a CDS encoding YhjD/YihY/BrkB family envelope integrity protein produces the protein MNKITETISKNIKNPAKGIGAFSSFLMFQFRIWPLCFKQLKTNRSDLQAAALAYNTIFGFIPLLIVVLVLFQSLPGYEDIGNTIRDSIFEAVQIDEFSYSDPDQPGEKVKLGERFSEIVSGFFKKSHRGAATIFSLLIVFWAAIKLLSTVEGAFNYIWGVNRNRPFIYRVFYYWTILTLGPLLIGAGIYFKTMGLITEHLDGIVSLVTVLGGWNWLLTILSFYLLFWSMPNTKVKPHAAFWGALVTTLIWTFVKKIYGYYVFEFEPFKQIYGVLALIPITILWINISWLVVLFGVHLTFIVQNFRELDAAEKISEEAGKFYYPSEDCAVQIASFVGEKFDQGGGPVTEDQIYKEFGVPYHFITDLLSEFVKKGILYEVGEQAVGYIPSKSTDKMSLSETASVVNDMPRQYSSSEYDSAKNQLNNARENLTLADMIKGKK, from the coding sequence ATGAATAAAATTACAGAAACAATTTCAAAGAATATTAAAAACCCTGCCAAAGGGATCGGAGCTTTCAGCAGTTTTCTGATGTTTCAGTTCCGAATTTGGCCTCTGTGCTTCAAACAGCTGAAAACAAACCGTTCAGACCTTCAGGCTGCCGCTCTGGCCTACAACACGATCTTCGGCTTTATCCCGCTTCTGATTGTTGTTCTTGTATTGTTTCAAAGCCTCCCTGGATACGAAGATATAGGCAATACTATAAGAGATTCGATCTTCGAGGCTGTACAGATAGATGAATTCTCCTACTCAGACCCCGATCAGCCCGGCGAAAAAGTGAAGCTTGGAGAACGCTTTTCGGAAATTGTTTCCGGCTTTTTCAAAAAATCCCACAGAGGCGCAGCTACAATCTTCAGCCTGCTAATTGTTTTCTGGGCAGCGATAAAGCTGCTAAGCACTGTGGAAGGTGCATTCAATTATATATGGGGCGTAAACCGAAACAGGCCTTTTATTTACAGGGTATTCTACTACTGGACAATCCTAACTCTTGGGCCGCTGCTTATAGGCGCAGGAATATATTTCAAAACTATGGGTTTGATTACTGAACATCTCGACGGAATAGTAAGCCTTGTAACTGTCTTGGGAGGCTGGAATTGGCTTCTTACTATTCTGTCTTTCTATCTGCTTTTCTGGTCTATGCCCAACACGAAGGTAAAGCCGCACGCAGCATTTTGGGGTGCACTTGTAACAACGCTTATCTGGACTTTTGTAAAAAAAATCTACGGCTATTACGTCTTCGAATTTGAGCCCTTCAAACAGATCTACGGCGTGCTTGCCCTTATCCCCATTACAATCCTCTGGATCAATATTTCTTGGCTCGTAGTTCTCTTCGGGGTGCATCTTACTTTCATCGTGCAGAATTTCAGGGAGCTTGATGCTGCTGAGAAGATTTCAGAAGAAGCAGGAAAATTCTATTACCCATCTGAAGACTGTGCTGTACAGATTGCTTCGTTTGTAGGCGAAAAGTTTGACCAAGGCGGAGGCCCTGTTACCGAAGATCAAATCTACAAAGAATTTGGAGTGCCCTATCATTTCATAACAGACCTCCTAAGCGAATTTGTGAAGAAGGGAATTCTGTATGAAGTGGGAGAGCAGGCGGTGGGGTATATACCGTCAAAATCAACAGACAAGATGAGTTTAAGCGAAACTGCATCTGTTGTTAATGATATGCCCCGGCAATACTCAAGCAGTGAATATGATTCTGCAAAAAATCAGCTAAACAATGCCCGCGAAAACCTTACTCTTGCTGATATGATTAAGGGTAAAAAGTAA
- a CDS encoding FtsW/RodA/SpoVE family cell cycle protein: MLEYIIKGRLLGVRLTMFAAVLILFLTGVSTIYAAEPDSIGWLKQLVYFAIGLAAFAAVNRVHYKDLGVFSFWLYGGVLFLLAVLLVERFIPMPGFWRSIVPVVNGARRWIRIGPVQVQPSEFCKIAFILSLAWYLRFRENYRTIKGLFPPFAITFLAMGLIILEPDLGTVILLLPVLFGMLFAAGAKKRHLISVILIGLFLSPVLWMNMHSYQRIRVASVILQNDLVYNYASRHEKAAEILVGGPAELIRWKKDKGYHLMHSKNAIASGGITGYGYGEGPYMDGTLKLPEAHNDFVFSLIAHQWGLLGCIFVFVLYITVAACGLEISRFNPDPFGKLISVGIVVMLMMQVIVNVSMTVGLMPITGLTLPFVSYGGSSLVVNMIALGLLNNVGRHRSFTVAAKAFEYPR, from the coding sequence TTGCTTGAATACATAATAAAAGGAAGACTGCTCGGCGTGAGGCTTACGATGTTCGCTGCAGTCCTTATTTTATTCTTAACAGGCGTTTCAACCATATATGCCGCTGAACCAGATTCAATAGGCTGGCTGAAGCAGTTGGTATATTTTGCAATAGGGCTTGCTGCCTTCGCAGCGGTAAACAGGGTTCATTATAAAGACCTCGGTGTATTCAGCTTCTGGCTGTACGGCGGCGTGCTATTTCTTCTTGCTGTTCTGCTTGTTGAGAGATTTATCCCGATGCCCGGCTTCTGGCGCAGCATTGTGCCTGTGGTTAACGGGGCTAGAAGATGGATTCGTATCGGCCCTGTACAGGTGCAGCCGTCGGAGTTTTGCAAAATCGCTTTCATCCTCTCGCTCGCTTGGTATCTTCGATTTCGGGAAAACTACAGGACCATCAAAGGGCTTTTTCCGCCATTTGCAATAACATTTCTTGCGATGGGGCTCATTATTCTTGAGCCGGACCTTGGAACAGTGATTCTCCTTCTGCCCGTTTTATTTGGGATGCTTTTTGCGGCAGGTGCTAAAAAGAGGCATCTGATTTCTGTAATACTTATAGGACTTTTCCTCAGCCCTGTGCTCTGGATGAATATGCATTCATATCAGAGAATCCGAGTGGCGAGCGTGATATTGCAGAACGATTTAGTTTACAACTACGCATCAAGGCACGAGAAAGCAGCTGAGATTCTCGTTGGAGGGCCTGCGGAGCTAATCCGCTGGAAGAAAGATAAAGGCTACCACCTTATGCACTCAAAAAATGCAATTGCCAGCGGCGGGATAACCGGCTACGGCTACGGCGAAGGCCCGTATATGGACGGAACACTGAAACTTCCCGAGGCTCACAACGACTTCGTATTCTCTCTCATTGCCCATCAATGGGGGCTTTTAGGGTGCATTTTCGTGTTCGTACTTTATATAACCGTTGCAGCCTGCGGGCTTGAGATATCACGTTTCAATCCAGACCCCTTCGGCAAGCTTATCTCAGTTGGGATTGTGGTGATGCTGATGATGCAGGTTATAGTTAACGTTTCTATGACAGTTGGGCTTATGCCGATTACCGGGCTTACTCTGCCCTTTGTTAGCTATGGGGGGTCAAGCTTGGTTGTTAATATGATAGCCCTCGGCCTCCTGAACAATGTAGGCAGGCACCGCTCCTTCACTGTTGCTGCGAAGGCCTTCGAATACCCCCGCTGA
- a CDS encoding DUF378 domain-containing protein — protein MKLDPLNWAALILTVIGGLNWGLVGLFKFDLVATLFGDMSPISRAVYVVVALAALFLIFAAMSGSKKSE, from the coding sequence ATGAAGTTGGATCCATTAAACTGGGCAGCCCTTATTCTTACAGTTATCGGTGGACTGAACTGGGGACTTGTAGGTCTGTTCAAATTCGATCTTGTAGCCACACTTTTCGGAGATATGTCGCCAATTTCCAGAGCGGTTTATGTCGTAGTGGCTCTGGCCGCATTGTTCCTGATTTTTGCTGCGATGTCCGGTTCGAAAAAATCAGAATAA
- a CDS encoding helix-turn-helix domain-containing protein, which produces MNSEKMFEHISREELEKVSKIFSKHFGEDIWASNTFGDTVFTPEKASAVEFCEIVNCSEQGRERCRKQRADSIRMSMEIGQPYITICHSGILLGCVPVVDEDTQLGGLFFGKCLCENVCQSLLKDITKRLKGISDDQGEILHALLELPNTPPRKIHSASEKLYDILYGETRLNPKMLHWQRELSRQQAEIGEYIAEQKRLKNVSSTPYEYEKKLMNKVRIGDKTQTREILNCMLASIMLKSPGELNVLKARLLELISVLSRAAAEGGVDIDIMLERNLKNITQLIDVSDQKELCAWVGRATDDFIELVHDTANSRKISQIRPATEYIDQHYKQQITLSDVAKASHLSPSRLAHIFKEETGMTIVDYITQARIEQAKNLLLSTNMNCTEICFDVGYNNQSYFTRTFKELVGLTPRQFRSVNRSNS; this is translated from the coding sequence ATGAATTCTGAGAAGATGTTTGAACATATATCCAGAGAAGAGCTTGAGAAGGTTAGCAAAATATTCTCTAAACATTTCGGCGAAGATATTTGGGCTTCAAATACATTTGGGGACACGGTTTTCACCCCTGAAAAGGCTTCAGCGGTAGAATTCTGCGAGATTGTCAACTGTTCGGAGCAAGGCAGGGAGAGATGCCGGAAGCAGAGGGCAGACAGCATAAGGATGTCTATGGAGATAGGGCAGCCTTATATAACAATATGCCATTCGGGCATCCTTCTGGGATGCGTTCCGGTGGTAGATGAAGACACCCAGCTTGGAGGGCTTTTCTTCGGTAAGTGCCTCTGCGAGAACGTATGCCAGAGCCTTTTGAAAGACATAACAAAACGGCTCAAGGGAATCAGTGATGATCAGGGAGAGATTTTGCACGCCCTGCTGGAGCTTCCCAACACCCCGCCTCGCAAGATACATTCAGCCAGCGAAAAGCTCTACGATATCCTTTACGGCGAAACCAGACTGAACCCCAAAATGCTTCACTGGCAGAGAGAACTTTCGCGTCAGCAGGCAGAGATAGGTGAATATATAGCAGAGCAGAAACGCCTGAAAAACGTTTCAAGCACTCCATACGAATACGAAAAGAAGCTAATGAACAAGGTTCGGATAGGTGATAAAACCCAAACCCGCGAAATCCTGAACTGTATGCTTGCCTCCATTATGCTCAAATCGCCTGGGGAGCTGAACGTCCTGAAGGCACGCCTGCTTGAGCTGATAAGCGTTTTGAGCAGAGCCGCTGCTGAAGGCGGAGTGGATATAGATATAATGCTTGAGAGAAACCTTAAAAATATCACCCAGCTTATAGATGTTTCAGACCAGAAGGAACTGTGCGCTTGGGTTGGCCGTGCAACAGACGACTTCATCGAACTCGTTCACGATACCGCTAATTCAAGAAAAATCTCGCAGATCCGCCCTGCCACTGAATACATAGACCAGCACTACAAACAGCAAATAACGCTATCAGACGTTGCAAAGGCTTCGCATTTGAGCCCATCAAGGCTCGCTCACATCTTCAAGGAGGAAACAGGGATGACAATCGTTGACTATATAACGCAAGCGAGAATCGAACAGGCGAAAAATCTGCTGCTTTCAACAAATATGAACTGCACAGAAATATGCTTTGATGTTGGCTACAACAACCAGAGCTACTTCACCAGAACATTCAAAGAGCTGGTAGGGCTTACCCCAAGACAGTTCCGCTCTGTGAACAGATCGAACAGTTAA